CGTCCGCAGCGTGGACAGACTGAGACGATTACCGGATCTCCTTGTACTCCGCGGCACAGTCCGGACAGATCCGGACGGTTTTGATCTCGTCCGGGTCGTTTTCGGTCTTCAGGGGCTTTTCGCAGTCACCACAGACGAGCCGATCGTAGGTGTCCTTCTCGAGTTCGCCTTTGCGGAGTGCCTTCCGAACTGATTTCATGTTCGCCCCCTACGAAGGTGGGGGAGAAAAAGACCGGTGCTTATTTCGAGTACGTGTCGTCACTGATCCAACAGTTTCCCTGCAGTGAGTTTCGGTCCGAAAGAAGCAACCGAGATCACGAGACGGGAGAGACGAACGAGTCGATGGAGGTTCGCAGTACTCTCGCGGTCTATCTGGCCGGAGCCGTGGGCGTTTTACCGATCCGGCCGAACACTTTACCGATGGAGTACGTACAGGAGCGGATCGCGACGCTCCACGCCTTCGGTGGAACGGGCGGGGAATCGGGCCACGGTCTCGCCCGCACGACCACCGATTCGGTCGCCGAGACGTCCGTCGTCGTTCCGATGACCGCCCGGGAACACGAAAATCCCGCCGCCGAGCGCGTCCTCTCGGAACTCGAGACCCTCGAGCCCGCCCCGGCCGCCGTTATCGTCCCCGTTCGAGCCGACGCCGACGAGATCGGTCCGTTTCGGCGGTGGCTCGAGTCGTTCGCCCTGCCGATTCGGGTCTGTTGGTGTACCGCACCCGGAGTCGAGACGCTCCTCGCGGACGCGGGACTGGCGAACGGCTTCGGCAAGGGACGGGACGTCTGGCTTGCGCTCGGCCCCGCCGCCGAATTGGGCGAGTACGTCGTCGTCCACGATGCAGACGCCCGGAGCTACGAGGCCGCACACGTTCGCCGGCTGCTCGCGCCGCTGACGATGGAGTTCGAGTTTTCGAAGGGGTACTACGCCCGCGTCGAGGACGGACAGCTCTACGGGCGACTGTTCCGCTTGTTCTACGAGCCCCTGATCCGAACGCTGTCGGCCGATCACGACGCGCCCGTTCTCGACTACCTCGAGGCGTTCCGGTACGCCCTGGCCGGCGAGTTCGCCGCCACCGCTGACCTCGCGCAACAGCTTCGCGCGCCACGCGCCTGGGGGCTCGAGGTCGGCACCCTTGGCGACGCCTTCGACCACGCGGGCTTCGACGGCTCCGCGCAGGTCGATCTCGGCCGCCACGAGCACGATCACCGCGCGGTCGCCGGCGACACCGGACTCGAGGGAATGAGCCGCGAAGTCGCCGCGGAGCTGTTGCGCGTCGTCGAGGAACGCGGCGTCGGCCCGGACTACGAGACGCTTCAGGAACGATATCTTACGACCGGCGATCGGCTCGTCCAGCAGTACGACGCGGACGCTGCGTTCAACGGTCTCGCGTACGACGCGGCGAGCGAACGCGACCAGCTCGCGCGCTACGCGGAGTCCGTTGTCCCACCCGGAACCGACTGCCGGCTGCCGCGATGGGTCGACGCCCCGTTCGAACCAAGCGAGGTGCTCGCGGCAGCCCAGCCATGGCGGACGGACCGACCCGCCGGTCCGCGCCTATCCGAGCGGATCGACACCGGCGCACAAGACTAATCTGCCCACCCTTCGTTGTGGCGGGTATGAACGCGACCGCCGACGAACTGGCAGGGGTGGTCGACCTCTTCGGCGGGCTGACCCGACCGGAACTCGAGCAGGCGCTCTCGGAAGCCGCGTTCCGCGCCGACGGCCAGTCCGTCGACGAGTCGGCGCTCGAGGCGGCGATCGACGACGCCCTCGAGACCTTCGCCCTCGTCGAGTACGAACGACGCGTCGACGACGAGCGACAGCCCCTGCTCGTCGCCGGCCCGACCGCGTTTCCATCGGTCCCCGAACACGCCGAAGACGTCCCGCACATCCTCGACATCGACCGCCGTCGACTCGATCGCGACG
Above is a window of Natronorubrum tibetense GA33 DNA encoding:
- a CDS encoding HVO_0758 family zinc finger protein, translated to MKSVRKALRKGELEKDTYDRLVCGDCEKPLKTENDPDEIKTVRICPDCAAEYKEIR
- a CDS encoding glycosyltransferase family protein; protein product: MEYVQERIATLHAFGGTGGESGHGLARTTTDSVAETSVVVPMTAREHENPAAERVLSELETLEPAPAAVIVPVRADADEIGPFRRWLESFALPIRVCWCTAPGVETLLADAGLANGFGKGRDVWLALGPAAELGEYVVVHDADARSYEAAHVRRLLAPLTMEFEFSKGYYARVEDGQLYGRLFRLFYEPLIRTLSADHDAPVLDYLEAFRYALAGEFAATADLAQQLRAPRAWGLEVGTLGDAFDHAGFDGSAQVDLGRHEHDHRAVAGDTGLEGMSREVAAELLRVVEERGVGPDYETLQERYLTTGDRLVQQYDADAAFNGLAYDAASERDQLARYAESVVPPGTDCRLPRWVDAPFEPSEVLAAAQPWRTDRPAGPRLSERIDTGAQD
- a CDS encoding DUF7109 family protein, whose product is MNATADELAGVVDLFGGLTRPELEQALSEAAFRADGQSVDESALEAAIDDALETFALVEYERRVDDERQPLLVAGPTAFPSVPEHAEDVPHILDIDRRRLDRDALGEQVYEQFVDAVETAVDAEEGDQLRQLLDVSYDVEAWAPVDLASERDRLEASLE